One Brassica napus cultivar Da-Ae chromosome C4, Da-Ae, whole genome shotgun sequence genomic region harbors:
- the LOC106389129 gene encoding nicotinate N-methyltransferase 1, translating into MENGSSESRNKARLAIMELANMISVPMSLNAAVRLGLADAIWNDGDNSPVSAAEILPRLHLTYQNGTIGGDPENLQRILRMLTSYGVFSEHLTNAGRKYSITDVGKTLVTDSDGLSYAAYVLQHHQEALMRAWPLVHTAVVEPETEPYVKANGEAAYAQYGKCEEMNGLMQKAMSGVSVPFMKAILDGYDGFKYVEHLVDVGGSAGDCLRMIIKQFPNVRQGINFDLPEVVAKAPKIPGVTHMGGDMFQSVPSGDAIFMKWVLTTWTDEECKQIMKNCYKALPVGGKLVACEPVLPKETDDSHRTRALLEGDIFVMTIYRTKGKHRTEEEYKELGLSAGFSTFRPFYIDYFYTILEFQK; encoded by the exons ATGGAAAACGGAAGCTCCGAGAGTAGAAACAAAGCTCGTCTCGCCATCATGGAGCTCGCTAACATGATCAGCGTTCCAATGTCTCTCAACGCCGCCGTGAGGCTAGGCCTCGCCGACGCTATCTGGAACGACGGAGACAACTCTCCTGTCTCAGCCGCTGAGATCCTCCCTCGTCTCCACCTCACGTACCAAAACGGTACCATCGGCGGCGATCCCGAGAATCTCCAGCGTATACTTCGTATGCTCACAAGCTACGGTGTCTTCTCCGAACACCTCACCAACGCCGGCAGGAAATACTCTATCACCGACGTTGGAAAGACGCTTGTCACCGACTCCGACGGTCTCTCCTACGCCGCTTACGTCCTCCAACACCACCAG GAGGCGTTGATGCGAGCATGGCCACTTGTTCACACGGCGGTGGTGGAGCCGGAGACTGAGCCGTACGTGAAGGCAAACGGCGAGGCTGCGTATGCGCAGTATGGAAAGTGCGAGGAGATGAACGGTTTAATGCAGAAGGCCATGTCCGGCGTATCTGTTCCGTTCATGAAAGCCATATTGGACGGCTACGATGGGTTTAAGTACGTTGAGCATTTGGTTGATGTAGGAGGAAGCGCAGGAGATTGTCTCCGTATGATCATTAAGCAATTCCCTAACGTCCGTCAAGGGATTAACTTTGATCTGCCTGAAGTTGTTGCCAAAGCTCCCAAGATTCCTG GAGTGACTCACATGGGTGGAGATATGTTCCAATCAGTTCCGAGTGGTGACGCAATCTTCATGAAG TGGGTGCTAACGACATGGACGGACGAAGAATGTAAGCAGATAATGAAGAATTGCTACAAAGCTTTACCGGTTGGCGGTAAACTAGTTGCGTGTGAGCCTGTTTTGCCTAAGGAAACCGATGATAGCCACCGTACTCGCGCTTTGCTAGAAGGCGACATCTTTGTTATGACAATCTATAGGACCAAAGGTAAGCATAGAACCGAAGAAGAGTATAAAGAGCTTGGTCTCTCTGCTGGATTCTCTACTTTTCGACCTTTCTACATCGATTACTTCTACACCATCTTAGAGTTTCAGAAGTAA